tttattattattattattttgataattcaatagttagattttttttattctttgaaaCTTAAACTTTTAGTAAAACTGAATATGAGAAGAATCAAAATGCAGAGCTTCCACAGCAAGGGAGGGAGATTTGAACTTGTCACATTCCTTGCTATTCTGTGCaacaacatatatttttatggatGCAATTACCACTATCACCTCCATGGCGTGCATAACATTTATCCATGTCACAGTTCTCAACATCATAGCAACCTTCACCTAGTGTCTCATCTGctttcaaaaccaaatcaaaaaagGAAACCCATTAGATATGTAATAGAACACGTAAAAATTGTAGCAAATGAAGATTTTGGTAGGCTTTGTACAAGACCATTTGTTAGTTTAACAATAAATAGCACATATTCGAAGAAAAACTAATACAGTAACTGCATTATAGATCTTACCTGACTTGAGAGAATAATTTAAAACTCTGAAGCCAATCCCATATTTTATTTGGCTTGACCCAAAAAAGTGTTAAACAAAGACTCTAGGGACTGTTTGGTTTTGCTTTTAGAAGAGTTTTTAAGCTCCGTATGtttcaaagtaaaatattttacactgaaaatattttcagtgaCAGTATTTGCTTTTATGGTGTTTGGGAGCTTCCTAAAAATGTTCCTTAGGCTTTTAAAAGGGGTATATAAAGCTAAAAACAAATTCAAGGGTCATTCTACTgtacccttatatatatatttttttccgtGGGTATAGTACCCACCTAAATCTAAACCATGAATTACTGTTATTTTAATAGTGACCGTTGATTTAAGTTTAGTTTGAAACCTGTTACAGGTAAGCTAGGTCAGCAATTAGCCTAAACAATgttatttataaacttattgcTAAGGTTTTGGCTAACCGTCTCAAGTTGATCCTCCCCCAAATAATATCAGAAAATCAGAGTGCTTTTATTGCCGAGAGGCTTATAACGGATAATGTTCTTATTGCATTTGAAATGATGCATTATTTAGAGCATAAAAAGGAGGGTAAGGATAGTTGTATGGCAATTaaattggatatgagtaaggcttaAGATAGGGTGGAATGGGGCTTCATTGAGCATGTTATGAGAAAATTAGGTTTTCATGAAAGGTGGATTGGCTTGATAATGAGATATATAACAACTGTCTCCTACTCTGTACTTATAAATGGGGTAGCTCATGGTAATATTATGCCTTCAAGGGGACTTCGTCAAGGAGATCCTCTTTCATCTTATCTGTTTCTTTTATGTGCAGATGGTTTCTCTTCTCTCATTAACAAGCCTATTAGAAGGCAAGCTATGAGTGGGCTTTCAATTTGCAGAGGCTGCCCTATGATATCACATCTCTTTTTTGCGGATGACAGTTTGCTTTTCTGCAAGGTCAACAGCCAAGAATGCCAGCATCTAATTGATATTCTCCGATTGTATGAGGCTGCTTCGGGTCAGAAAATCAATATAGACAAATCATTGGTTTTATTTAGTGCCAATACTCCTGAGGAGATGAAAGTTGAGACCTTGGATATTCTTGGGCCGATGCAGGATTCTCGGCATAGTAAGTATCTTGGTCTTCCCTCCATCATTGGCAAATCAAAGATGGATGTATTTGCAGAGATCAAAGAAAGAGTTGCAAGGAAATTGTTTggatggaaggaaaaaattCTTTCCATAGGTGGTAGGGAGATCTTGATCAAAGCGGTGGCCGAAGTTATTCCTACGTACACTATGAGTTGTTTTCAGCTTCCTAAAGGGTTGTGTGATGAGATTGAAAGCATGATGAGaaggttttggtggggtcaacgGGGTCAGGAGTCCAAGATTTCTTGGGTGAGCTGGAGGAAGTTATGCAATTCCAAGCTTAAAGGTGGGATGGGTTTCAGAAATCTCCAAGCGTTCAATCTTGCCATGCTAGCAAAGCAAGGTTGGAGGCTCCTTGAGAACCCAAACTCATTAGTAGCTCGAATTTATAGAGCTAAGTACTATCCCCATGGTGATGTTCTTAAAGCTGGTTTGGGGTCTAGTCCTTCCTTTTCTTGGAGAAGCATAATGCAGGGGCTAGAAGTTGTGAGGAAAGGAACGCGATGGACACTTGGTAACGGAAGATTGATCCATATTTGGGATGACAAGTGGCTGTCCACTCCCACAACGTATAAGGTTGTTTCTCCTCCTcctcaaaattttgataattttcctATGGTCTCAACTCTTATTGATTATGATTCCAGAAGATGGAAAGTAGATCTTGTAAAGTCTCTTTTTTTACCTTTTGAAGCAAGGACTATCCTTAATACCCCTATTAGGTATAATCTTCCGGAAGATAAAATTATTTGGGTCGGCAACAATAAGGGTGTTTTCATAGTCAAAAGTGCATACTATATTGCACTTAATTTGGTGGAATCATCCGAGGAGGGAGAATGTTATTATAATGACCCAAGGGAGCTGTTATGGAGGAAGTTATGGCATTTACATATCCCTTCAAAGATTAAAATCTTTGCTTGGAGGGCATGTATAGATGCCCTTCCAACAATGGTGAATTTATACAAAAGAGGCATTGGGACTTGTGATTTGTGTCCTTGTTGTGGTGTTTAGTCAGAGACTCTTTTTCATTCAATTATTGATTGTGAAGTGGCTAGAAGAGTTTGGGACAAGTTGGAAGCAAGTACTATGGAAAGCTAGCAGGGGCTTGGGGACATCTCTGATGTAGCTTTGGATATTTTGAGGAATGGCACTAATTGTGACTTGGAGATTTTCTTTGGGGTTGCTTGGTCTGTTTGGTATAATAGGAATCAAGTAGCCTTTGAATCAAAGTGCCAAATGCCGGATCAGATCTGGAGGTTTGCTAGGAGTTTTCTACATGATTATAAAGGTGCTTTGGTGTCTTTAAACATGAATCCAgcagagaagaagaaagggtGGACTCCTCCATCGCCTGGAGTTTTGAAGATAAATGTTGATGGGGCAACATCTAAGGATGGACGAAACTCTAGTGTTGGTGCTGTTATTCGGGATTCGTGTGGTGCAGTTATTGCAGCTTGTGGTAAATTCCTGCAAGGTCAGTTTTCGGTTTCAGAGGTGGAAGCTGACCGTTGAGGGTTCTTAaaggatcattttttttttttgattttgtttaagGTAAGTATCAAGCAAATCCCTAATTTCTCTGTCATTGTTTTgttcccctttttctttttaaattgttgAAAGTATTTTGGAATTTCGCTCTTAAATTTCATTTCACTGTAACGTTGGCACACTTCTACGCTGGTGAGGTACCAATTTTGTTCCTTCTTATAAGTGGCACAGAAAGTATTTATTGAAATGCTTCTTAGGGATttagtttttccaaaacttCTTGTCGTGGCTTTGTGTGTGTTCTGCtcattggggggggggggggggggggggtgtgggttCTTGTTAGTGTGgtgttcaaattttatttttattttttattttttattttattggttagtAGAGGAAAAAGGCAACACTAGTGTATTCAAGGTGGAAGGGTTTTTATAAAGAAATAGACGGTTATAGAGTTgctatttctttgtttctatttcttttcttttctatgtgaTGTACATCTAAGCTGTAATTCTGTAGCTGTTACAACATCTTGGAATCAAATTTTGAGTGTTTTCTAGTTTTAAAGTTTGAGAGATTTTGTGTTGCATTTTGGCTAGTATAGAATTTGGTTTTTTGTACTTTTGCTCGCTATTTGTCTTGTTTTGAGAATAGCATCTCAGGTTGTTTCTGGTGTCTGTGCTAATAAAATTTTCtgatttatcaaattttttttaaagagattgTAGATGAAAATaacgaaatttttttaaacatcctGTAATTTTATATTGACATATTGAATCAGTCAATAGCATTTTCGGATGGCTAACTAGGGTAAAATGGACTGCTACTTTTGATGTTAGTGCTTACTTAATGGCAAGGTTTTCTTTATGACTTTCTCGCTAGGTAAATTGAGTTGTATCATATTCATATCTTCATATCAACAGatgcttattttatttcttgaaaatttgttCATATGAAATAAAGAGAGCAGGATCCCTCGGCAAATGTTGTTGAGAACATTTCTAATGCCATTAGTTATGTTTTGTCCTTAGTCCAGCAAGTTGATACACAAATAAATTATAGAACTTGAAAGATACATactaaattttcatttcttttcatttagtACTCTAAGGTCAAAGCACCAGATGGatgatttgtattttaattttaattttaattagacAAGATAAccaagaatgaaaaagaaaatttacagGAAAATTAGGAGCAATTCTTAACTTGTAAgtttttcttacaatttttttttcttaactagtAAGggattctcttttgtttttttacaaaattatcaTTTGGCTTTGTTTTATGCCCAGAAGTTGCTTGATTATTTCATTAAGTCATTCATGTAATTAtactattaattattttttaacctgCTAGTGGACATGTTGATTATTATCCCTGCACATtccttttatttaaatttgtattgttgagttttcaaaaaaattatttgtaaaagCAAAGTAACATTGTTTTGTAGAATTTTGTGCACTTGTTGCGAAGATCTCAATTCCTGATTTTAGTTTAACTTTGGTGTGCGTATAATCTTAGCATTGATCTATATACATTAgatacataaatatattttattttaatactaaTTTTGGGAATGCATAGGAGATATTTGTGAAATTGTCTATTACAAACTTTGAAGTGACGTTAAGCTATTTTTTATGCATGTTGTGCAGTCTTGAGGGTAATTTGTTAGATTGAGAAATGCACCAGGATGCTCTCTAAATTGGCTAATTCCCTTCCCTACCCACTCATAGAAAATAAGGATCCAATTCAGGGGATGGATGtattagtttttgaatttcttttatgTGAGGGATGTATTATAATGTTTTTGCTTGCCTTTTTCAGTAGCATGTCCTATGGCGTTCAAAAACACACTCTTTTTGACATATGGAACCTCTCCGTGTGCTTATTTGACAGTAAGCTTTGCGTAGCTTACTGCATTAAAGTTTATGGCTATAAACAGTCTATGTTGAACATTGCACTCCATCCTATTTAACAGAATTTTATGAAGTGTATTGTAAGAGTAACCTTGGCTAATTTAGTTCCTACTCTTTTTAGCTAAGCACCTATGACTAAAGGTATGTATTAGATAGCTCatattactatttaaacaaTACAGGTTGGACCTCTCAGGTCCTCTGTATTAGATAGCTCATATTgctatatttaaataataaaggtCCTCTTTATTTGTTATGAGAATTACAATGCTAAAGGGTTGCTCTCTTTAGGTGGATACATCATATTGTTGTCAATTGGTGATTCATAACATGTAGCTTGACCTCTCTTTCACAAAAGTCTGAAGTGCCAAAAATTAGTTAGTCTGACTCTCtgtaattgaaattttattttttttttttttttttttttttttactattgtctgaaaaattgaattgtttttaggtATTGGGAACCTTATTACTTTGCATCAGTAGGATTTGGGAACGATGAAATTGGAGGATGAGATGAGATTGAAAGAGAAATTGGAGGTGAGAGCTTGAAAAAATACCGTGTTGATTATGTTCTGTACCAAAGGGAAGCTTTTTTAGTATTTCATTGATTTTAGGTTTACACTTccattataacatttttttttgtcattttattactAGTAAAAAGAGCAGTGTGCATGAAATTGTCGGAAGCAATTTGGCACAAGTTAAGCTTGGAGAAAGTACTTAGTTTCCATTACATGCTCATTTCCTTATAATTTATGGGTGTCATCCTTTGTTCTCTTAGGTAGTTATGAAGAATCTGATTTATAGTTCTAAATTTTGATAAGAGAGTTTTAACAATGATATCATGTATATTTTATGCCAAGTCTCCAACCCCAATGAAGATGGAATATTATAGATTTATGGGCTTGTATCAATTATCTTTGTAATTAATAGAGAGATGATGAACTCCACTaggggtttttttatttttatttttagtaagcATTAGTTGGTGCAGCTTtgaagtaattttattttttattttttttatttataaagaaaTAGAGCATATATTGATAAGAT
This DNA window, taken from Quercus robur chromosome 2, dhQueRobu3.1, whole genome shotgun sequence, encodes the following:
- the LOC126705795 gene encoding uncharacterized protein LOC126705795, which encodes MPSRGLRQGDPLSSYLFLLCADGFSSLINKPIRRQAMSGLSICRGCPMISHLFFADDSLLFCKVNSQECQHLIDILRLYEAASGQKINIDKSLVLFSANTPEEMKVETLDILGPMQDSRHSKYLGLPSIIGKSKMDVFAEIKERVARKLFGWKEKILSIGGREILIKAVAEVIPTYTMSCFQLPKGLCDEIESMMRRFWWGQRGQESKISWVSWRKLCNSKLKGGMGFRNLQAFNLAMLAKQGWRLLENPNSLVARIYRAKYYPHGDVLKAGLGSSPSFSWRSIMQGLEVVRKGTRWTLGNGRLIHIWDDKWLSTPTTYKVVSPPPQNFDNFPMVSTLIDYDSRRWKVDLSETLFHSIIDCEVARRVWDKLEATLDILRNGTNCDLEIFFGVAWSVWYNRNQVAFESKCQMPDQIWRFARSFLHDYKGALVSLNMNPAEKKKGWTPPSPGVLKINVDGATSKDGRNSSVGAVIRDSCGAVIAACGKFLQGQFSVSEVEADR